In the Phaeobacter piscinae genome, TGATCGGGGCCTTCGCCTTTCTGGCGCTGACGCCCACCGTGATTGTGGCGCTCTTTGCTGGGCTGACGGTTAATGTTGGCCTTGAAGGCTGGTTCTCTGACCGGGTGCGGCAAGTCGTGGGCAGCTCTCTTGCGGCGGCCGAGGCCTATCAGGACCAGCAGCAGCGTGACCTCTCTGAGGATGCAGTGGCGCTGGCGCGCTATATTGACAACAGCCGAAACCGCAATTTTTTTATCAGTGACGGGCAACTGCGCCAGGTTCTGACACAGGGGCAGTTGCAAATCCAACGCGGGTTGCAAGAAGCCTATGTGGTGGATGGTGCAGGCGCTATTCGGGCCCGTGGTGAGCGGTCTTACGAGTTCGACTTTGAAGAGCCGAGCACAGCGGATATCAGCCAGGCCTCTTTTGAAGGTGTCACCCTGATCCAGGATTGGGAGAACAGCGAACTGCGCGCACTGGTGCGGCTGGATGCGTTTGTCGACCGGTTTCTCTATGTCAGCCGGGATGTGGACGGCGAATTGCTGAGCCTCCTGGATGACACCAAGGAGACTGCGCATCTCTATCAGCAGTTGGAGAGCGAGCGGGGGCGGGTACTGTTTGACTTTGTCCTGCTGTATCTGGGCTTTGCGGTGATCCTGATCCTCGCGGCAATGTGGCTTGGCATGTGGTTTGCCGAACGGCTGTCGCGCCCGGTTGGGCGGCTGACCATTGCGGCGCGGCGCGTCGGGGCAGGCAACCTGAATGTGCAGGTGCCAGAGGACGATGGCGATGATGAGATCTCGCAATTGGGTCGCTACTTCAACCAGATGACACTGGAGCTGCGGGAACAACGCGACACGCTGCTGGAAAACACCCATCAGATTGAACGCCGCCGCCGGTTGTTTGATTCCGTGCTGATGTCGGTGACTTCGGGCGTGGTAGGGCTGGATCCTGAGGGGCGGGTGACCTTTGTGAACCGGTCCGCGGAGCGGCTCTTGGGTTGGAGCGGTGATCGCCAGTCGCTGGCCCTGGCAGTGGCCGTGCCGGAGTTCGGACCGCTGTTTCAGGAATTGACCGAAACTGGCGCCGATGTGGTGCAGGGTGAGATCAAGGTGACCCGTCAGGGGCAGCTGGAGAACCTTCTGGTGAGGATGTCCCCCCGGCGGAGCGAGGAAGACCGGCTTGAGGGCTATGTGGTGGCCTTTGACGATGTCACGGATCTGGTCAGTGCGCAGCGGATGGCGGCCTGGGGCGATGTCGCACGTCGGATCGCCCATGAGATCAAGAACCCGCTGACACCGATCCAGTTGAGCGCGGAGCGCATCAAACGCAAATTTGCGCCGAAATTGGGCGAGGAAAACAGTGACCTTCTACAATCCATGACAGATGTGATTGTGCGTCAAACCAACGACTTGCGCCGTATTGTTGATGAGTTTTCCAAATTTGCCCGGATGCCGGAACCCGAGCGGCGTGAGGAAGATCTGGTGAAGCTGCTTCGCGAGGCGGTGACCCTGCAAAAGGCCGGTCAGCCTGATTTGCGTATTGTCGCGGATCTGCCGTCGGAGCCGATGCTGGCGGATCTGGACGCGACGATGATTGGCCAGGCCTTGACCAATTTGATCAAGAATGCGGGCGAAGCCGTTGAAACGCTGAAACAAAAAGGCACCGTTGCGGATCTTGATCCGGAAATCCGCATCGCAGTAAGTCCGACGAAATCCGGCTATGAGGTCACCATCGCCGACAATGGTATCGGTCTGCCAGAAGACCGCGCCCGTTTGTTTGAACCCTATGTGACCACCCGCGACGAAGGCACCGGTCTTGGCCTGCCGATCGTCAAGAAAATTATCGAAGAACACGGCGGAACACTGGCGCTGGAAGATGCGCCGGTATTCGACGGTCAGACCCACTACGGGGCCATGGCTGTGATCCGCCTGCCTGCTGCACATGAGGCGGCAGACCATCATAAGAGTACAGTGAAAGCAGGTCTGACATGAGTGACATTCTGATTGTTGACGATGAACGCGACATCCGTGAGCTGGTTTCTGATATCCTGGAGGATGAAGGCTACGCGACGCGCAAGGCTGGCAGTTCCGAGGAATGCATGGCCGCTCTGAATGAGGCGCCGCCCGCGCTCATGGTGTTGGATATCTGGCTGAAGGACAGCCAGATGGACGGCATCGACATTCTGAAAGTGGTGAAACGGGACAATCCGGAAATCCCCGTGGTGATCATTTCCGGTCATGGCAATATCGAGATCGCGGTCGCTGCGATCAAGCAGGGCGCCTATGACTTTATTGAAAAACCGTTTAATATTGACCAGTTGCTGGTCGTTATTCGCCGCGCGATGGAAACCTCAAAGCTGCGTCGCGAGAACACGGATCTGAAACGTCAGGACTCCGGCGCCAGCGAGATGATTGGCGCCTCAGCTGCCTATCGCGCATTGGTCAGCCAGCTGGATAAGGTGACAAAATCCAACGGGCGGGTGATGCTGACCGGGCCTGCGGGCAGCGGCAAGGAAATTGCCGCGCGGTATATCCATACCCAGTCCAACCGCGCCTCAGCGCCTTTTGTGACGGTGAACTGTGCCAGCATTGAACCCGACCGGATGGAGGAGGTGCTGTTTGGCCGCGAAAGTGCCGAGCGCGGGGTTGAGCCGGGTCTCTTGGAGCAGGCACATGGCGGCGTTGTGTTCTTTGATGAGGTTGCGGATATGCCGCTTGGCACCCAGTCAAAGATCCTGCGCGTGCTGGTTGATCAGCAGTTCCAGCGGGTTGGCGGCTCTGACAAGGTGCGCGTCGATCTGCGGGTTATCTCCGCGACCAACAAGGACTTGGAACGCGAGATTGAGGCGGATCGCTTTCGGCAGGAGCTTTATCATCGCCTGAATGTGGTGCCGATCCCAGTTCCATCACTGGCGGAACGGCGCGAGGATATTCCGCTGCTGGCTGATCATTTCATTGCACAGTTCAACCAGAGCCAAGGCCTACCACTGCGCAGGCTGAGCGAAGATGCCATCGCGCTGATGCAGACGATGCTGTGGCCTGGCAACGTGCGCCAGTTGAAGAACATGGTGGAACGTATTCTGATCCTTGGTGAAAGCAGTGGTCCAATCGAGCCAAAAGACCTTCCGCGCGAAGATGAGGCCGCGGAAGATCAAAGCCGTGTTGTTCTGTCCGGCGCACTAGCAACCCTGCCATTGCGGGAGGCGCGTGAGGCGTTTGAGCGGGAGTATCTGCTCACACAGATCAACCGCTTTGGTGGCAATATCAGCCGCACCGCGTCCTTTGTCGGTATGGAACGGTCTGCGTTGCATCGCAAACTGAAGTCGCTGGGGGTGGTGACCTCCAACAAGGCGGGCGCGCGGATTGCACATGTTGAGAAAGAAGCAGAGGAGGATATGGTTTGACCTGAACCTACCCACGGCCCATGTTTGGTTTCAGATCAATGTCTTGGCGGTCAATGGTAAACCATGCTGCGGGTCGTCAGGGAGCGGAGGCGATAATCTGAGGGGGCTGACCGCGCCGCGCAATGGCGCAGGATGTCTGGGTCAGCGGCGGAAGCGTCGATGCACGGCGGCTGCCCACGGCATCCGCCATCGATTGCGGACAGCGTTTCAGGGCGATGCTCTGATAGCCTTTGGACGCCATGCAGGACTGCTCCACCCGCCCGCGCAGATCTGCGTTGACGTCGACGGTATAGATGCCGCCGTCCTCCCAATAGCCCGCACGGTGATAGCAGCGCCCATTGCGGCAGATTTCGCCGCCGGGTCGATAGATGGGTGGGTGCTGTCGGATTTGGGTCGCGACGGGTGCATCCCGCAGGGCGCTGACCTCGCAAGACAGCAGATCCGCGTCGCGTCGGGCCACATCCGCGCCCGCGCGGTAATAGACCGGAACCGGTCCGCAGGCCGCCAGTCCCGAGACCAGCAACAGTGCGGCAAACGTATGTTTTGCGAAGAACATCCTGTGATTGTGCTGCAAATTCCTCTGCAAGACAATTGAATTGACCGTTACTGCGGCTTCTGTCATTCAAAACCGGCGATTGCGCGTATCAGCGCCCCGAGGGACAAGCACATGAAAGTAATTATTTGTGGCGCAGGTCAGGTCGGCTGGCAGATCGCCCGCCACCTGTCGGGTGAGCACAACGACGTGACGGTGGTGGATAACAACCCTGATCTGGTGCGTCGTGCGACGGATACGCTGGATGTTCAGGGGATTGCGGGGTTTGCCTCCTATCCGGATGTGCTGACCCGGGCCGGGGCGCGGGATGCGGATATGATCATCGCGGCCACCCATTCGGATGAGGTGAATATGGTCACCTGCCAGGTGGCGCATTCCGTGTTTTCCATCCAACGCAAGATCGCGCGGCTGCGTTCCAAGAGCTATCTGGAGGCGATTTACTCGGATTTGTATCGCCGTGACCATCTGCCGATTGATGTGGTGATCAGCCCCGAGCGCGAGGTGGCCGCTGCGGCGATGCAACGCCTGTCGGCGCCGGCTGCTTTTGATACTGAGATGTTCATGGAAGGCGGCGCGCAGCTGCTTGGGGTGCAGATCGACGAGGATTGTCCTGTCGTCAACACGCCGCTGCGCCAGCTGACAGATCTGTTTTCGACCCTGCGGGCCATCGTTGTCGGCATTCGCCGGGACGGCAGCCTATTTGCACCGGAGCCGGGCGACCAGCTCTTCGTCGGCGACAGTGCTTATGTGTTTGCCCATGTGGATGATGTGAGCCGCACCATCGAAGTCTTTGGCAAACAACAAAAACGTCAGGATCGTGTGGTGATCGTGGGCGGCGGCAATGTCGGCCTTGAAGTGGCCAAGGCGCTAGAATCCCGCACAGGACGCACGCGCGCCAAGATGATTGAGCGGAACCGCAAATGCGCCGAACGTGCGGCGGAGACGCTGGAACGGACAATCGTGCTGAACGGCGATGGCTTGGATCGCAGCCTTATGATTGAGGCGGGGATAGACCGCGCTGACGCCATGCTGGCTGTGACCGATGACGATAAGGTCAATATGCTGGCAGCTGTGCGCGCGAAGGCCGAAGGCTGCCCTCTGGCCATTGCGCTGATCAATGATCCGACACTGGTGCCGCTGATGGCGCCCTTGGGCATTGATGCTTATATCAACCCGCGCGCCACCACCGTAAGCTCGATCTTGCGCCACATTCGCTATGGCCGGGTGCGACAGGTCTATTCGATCGGCGACGCCGAAGCCGAGGTGATCGAGGCCGAGGTGATGTCGACCTCCCCGATGGCCGGGCAGATGATCCGCGATATCGATTTCCCTGAAGGTGTGCTGGTTGGCGCCGTCAGCAAAAACGGTGTTGTGATGCGCCCAACGGGCGGCATGCGGATTGAGGAAGGCGATGTGATTGCCCTCTTCGCCATGGCCGCGGATGTGCCCGAGGTCGAGCGCCTGATGCAGGTCTCGATTGACTTCTTCTAGGATGTCGCGGCACCGCAAACCCTCGCAGGAGAGGACGCGCGGCCTTTTGCGCCTGCCGCTGTTTCTGCTGATCCTGTTGGTGGCAGCGCTGGCGATGTGGGTGCCGGCCATCCACGCGCTGATCCTTGATGATCATCAGACCTCGCGCAGCTTCTTCTACTCTGGCGTTGTGGGGCTGATCGTCGTTGTGCTGGTCGGGCTGTCGATGGGCAACCGCGTGCCGCGCTACAGTATGCCTGGGCAATTAACCTCGCTGCTGGCAAGTTTTGCGGTGCTGCCTGCGTTTCTGGCGGTTCCGGTGCAGGATGCGTTAGGGAATACCAGCTATCTCAACGCATATTTCGACATGGTCAGCGCCATTACCACGACGGGCGCGGATGTATTTGCCGACCCGAACCGGCTGCCGCCCAGCGTACATCTGTGGCGGGCCATGGTTGGCTGGCTTGGAGGGCTGCTGATGTGGGTGGCGGCCTCGGCCATTCTGGCACCGCTGTCGCTGGGCGGGTTTGAGGTTACCGCACGGGGCGAGCCGGGACGCGGCACCGAAACACCGCTGCATATGCAGCGCGCAGATCCCCGTCGCAAACTGGTGGTGGTGACCAAAACCCTGGCGCCGCTTTATGCCGGGCTGACACTGGTGTTGTGGATTTTGCTGATCGTCACCGGTGAGACGGCCCTGGTGGCGCTCGGCCATGCGATGTCGGTTCTGGCCACCTCCGGTATTTCTGCGGTTGGCGGGGCGGAGAATGGTGCCAGCGGCATTGCCGGCGAAATGGTGATGTTCCTGTTCATGTTCTTTGCCCTGTCGCGGCTCACGTTTTCGACCGATACAGTGACCAGTGGTCATAGTCGGTTGGACAGGGATCCTGAGTTCCGCATTGGTCTGCTGATTGTCTTTGGCGTGCCATTGCTGCTGATTTTGCGCCATTGGATTGCCAGTTTTGACGTCGCCACCACCAGCGATCTGGTGCAGGGGCTGCACTCCTGGTGGGGGGCGACGTTTACCGTTTTGTCGTTCCTGTCGACCACTGGGTTCGAAAGTGCCGATTGGGAAACCGCGCGACAATGGTCGGGGCTGGACACGCCAGGCATGATCCTTCTGGGGTTGGCAGTGATCGGCGGTGGTGTGGCAACCACCGCGGGCGGTGTGAAGCTGCTGCGGGTCTATGCGCTCTACCTCAATGGGTTGCGGGAGATGGAACGGCTGATTCATCCCTCTTCCGTAAGCAATGAGGGCAAGGGCAACCGGCGTCTCCAACGCAATGGCGCCTTTGTGGCCTGGGTATTTTTCATGCTGTTTGCGCTGTCGCTGGCAGTGATCAGCATCAGCCTCGCCGCTGTGGGGTCGGATTTTGAGCAGGCGCTGATTCTGACCATTGCGACACTCTCGACCACAGGGCCGCTGACTGAAATCGCAGGGTCCGAACCCATCGCGCTCATCCATCTGACGGCCACTGCAAAGCTGATCCTGTGCTTTGCCATGGTGCTGGGGCGGCTGGAAACTCTGGCGATCATTGCGCTGATGACACCAAACCTCTGGCGCAGTTGATCAATCATGGTTACCGTGAATGTCATATGAGTAATTTTCGGGTGGAAACTCCGACTATCTGCGTTCATAGTATTCATTAACAGGGCGCTGGTCCGCAGCGCGACAAGAACAAAGGCGAGATAATAATAATGGCTTCGGACAGACAGAATCTTCAGGATGCCTTCCTGAACCACGTTCGTAAAACCAAGGTTCCGGTCACCATCTTTCTGATCAACGGCGTTAAGTTGCAGGGTGTGATCACATGGTTTGACAATTTCTGTGTCCTGCTGCGTCGGGACGGGCAGTCGCAACTGGTTTACAAACACGCCATTTCGACGATCATGCCTGCCCAGCCGATCAGCCTTTATGAAGGTGAAGACGCCTCTTGATGGAGCATGATAGGACGCCCACCCGTGCCTGGGTGGTGCATCCCGATATCAAATCAGACCGCGACCGCCGCGACCCGGTGTCCGCCCTTGCTGAGGGCGTGTCCCTGGCCGAGGCCTTGCCCGACATTGAGGTGATCGGCTCCGATGTTGTGCGCCTGCCAAAGGCGCATGCGGGGATGTTGTTTGGATCGGGTAAAATCGATGAGTTGAAAACGCTGTTCCACGATGAAGAGGTGGAATTGGTGTTGAT is a window encoding:
- a CDS encoding sensor histidine kinase NtrY-like, which translates into the protein MAQRSHLRSAYGPFAALDRWRRTRRARNVGALGLVVLGPVLALSTFLIIGPFSQGVASLSLRLILLADLIYVLAVAALVLTQVGRLIAARRAKSAGSRLHLRLIGAFAFLALTPTVIVALFAGLTVNVGLEGWFSDRVRQVVGSSLAAAEAYQDQQQRDLSEDAVALARYIDNSRNRNFFISDGQLRQVLTQGQLQIQRGLQEAYVVDGAGAIRARGERSYEFDFEEPSTADISQASFEGVTLIQDWENSELRALVRLDAFVDRFLYVSRDVDGELLSLLDDTKETAHLYQQLESERGRVLFDFVLLYLGFAVILILAAMWLGMWFAERLSRPVGRLTIAARRVGAGNLNVQVPEDDGDDEISQLGRYFNQMTLELREQRDTLLENTHQIERRRRLFDSVLMSVTSGVVGLDPEGRVTFVNRSAERLLGWSGDRQSLALAVAVPEFGPLFQELTETGADVVQGEIKVTRQGQLENLLVRMSPRRSEEDRLEGYVVAFDDVTDLVSAQRMAAWGDVARRIAHEIKNPLTPIQLSAERIKRKFAPKLGEENSDLLQSMTDVIVRQTNDLRRIVDEFSKFARMPEPERREEDLVKLLREAVTLQKAGQPDLRIVADLPSEPMLADLDATMIGQALTNLIKNAGEAVETLKQKGTVADLDPEIRIAVSPTKSGYEVTIADNGIGLPEDRARLFEPYVTTRDEGTGLGLPIVKKIIEEHGGTLALEDAPVFDGQTHYGAMAVIRLPAAHEAADHHKSTVKAGLT
- a CDS encoding sigma-54-dependent transcriptional regulator → MSDILIVDDERDIRELVSDILEDEGYATRKAGSSEECMAALNEAPPALMVLDIWLKDSQMDGIDILKVVKRDNPEIPVVIISGHGNIEIAVAAIKQGAYDFIEKPFNIDQLLVVIRRAMETSKLRRENTDLKRQDSGASEMIGASAAYRALVSQLDKVTKSNGRVMLTGPAGSGKEIAARYIHTQSNRASAPFVTVNCASIEPDRMEEVLFGRESAERGVEPGLLEQAHGGVVFFDEVADMPLGTQSKILRVLVDQQFQRVGGSDKVRVDLRVISATNKDLEREIEADRFRQELYHRLNVVPIPVPSLAERREDIPLLADHFIAQFNQSQGLPLRRLSEDAIALMQTMLWPGNVRQLKNMVERILILGESSGPIEPKDLPREDEAAEDQSRVVLSGALATLPLREAREAFEREYLLTQINRFGGNISRTASFVGMERSALHRKLKSLGVVTSNKAGARIAHVEKEAEEDMV
- the trkA gene encoding Trk system potassium transporter TrkA, with the protein product MKVIICGAGQVGWQIARHLSGEHNDVTVVDNNPDLVRRATDTLDVQGIAGFASYPDVLTRAGARDADMIIAATHSDEVNMVTCQVAHSVFSIQRKIARLRSKSYLEAIYSDLYRRDHLPIDVVISPEREVAAAAMQRLSAPAAFDTEMFMEGGAQLLGVQIDEDCPVVNTPLRQLTDLFSTLRAIVVGIRRDGSLFAPEPGDQLFVGDSAYVFAHVDDVSRTIEVFGKQQKRQDRVVIVGGGNVGLEVAKALESRTGRTRAKMIERNRKCAERAAETLERTIVLNGDGLDRSLMIEAGIDRADAMLAVTDDDKVNMLAAVRAKAEGCPLAIALINDPTLVPLMAPLGIDAYINPRATTVSSILRHIRYGRVRQVYSIGDAEAEVIEAEVMSTSPMAGQMIRDIDFPEGVLVGAVSKNGVVMRPTGGMRIEEGDVIALFAMAADVPEVERLMQVSIDFF
- a CDS encoding TrkH family potassium uptake protein yields the protein MSRHRKPSQERTRGLLRLPLFLLILLVAALAMWVPAIHALILDDHQTSRSFFYSGVVGLIVVVLVGLSMGNRVPRYSMPGQLTSLLASFAVLPAFLAVPVQDALGNTSYLNAYFDMVSAITTTGADVFADPNRLPPSVHLWRAMVGWLGGLLMWVAASAILAPLSLGGFEVTARGEPGRGTETPLHMQRADPRRKLVVVTKTLAPLYAGLTLVLWILLIVTGETALVALGHAMSVLATSGISAVGGAENGASGIAGEMVMFLFMFFALSRLTFSTDTVTSGHSRLDRDPEFRIGLLIVFGVPLLLILRHWIASFDVATTSDLVQGLHSWWGATFTVLSFLSTTGFESADWETARQWSGLDTPGMILLGLAVIGGGVATTAGGVKLLRVYALYLNGLREMERLIHPSSVSNEGKGNRRLQRNGAFVAWVFFMLFALSLAVISISLAAVGSDFEQALILTIATLSTTGPLTEIAGSEPIALIHLTATAKLILCFAMVLGRLETLAIIALMTPNLWRS
- the hfq gene encoding RNA chaperone Hfq, with the translated sequence MASDRQNLQDAFLNHVRKTKVPVTIFLINGVKLQGVITWFDNFCVLLRRDGQSQLVYKHAISTIMPAQPISLYEGEDAS